One part of the Bacillus sp. FJAT-45350 genome encodes these proteins:
- the htpG gene encoding molecular chaperone HtpG: MTTKQFKAESKRLLEMMINSIYSQKEIFLRELISNSSDAIDKMYYKALTDDTISFDQGDYYIKVTADKENRLLVITDTGIGMTKEELENNLGTIAKSGSLAFKNENESKDGHDIIGQFGVGFYSSFMVADEVTVISKARGSEEAYKWESKGTEGYIIVPTEKESVGTEITLKIKENTEDDQYDEYLEEYRLKSIIKKYSDFIRYPIKMDVTVSKPKEDNEEEFVEYQEEETINSMVPIWRKNKNELTTEDYENFYSEKHYGFDKPLKHIHISVDGAVRYNSILFIPEKMPYDYYTKEFEKGLELYSSGVLIMEKCSDLLPDYFSFVKGMVDSEDLSLNISREILQHDRQLKLIAKNIRKKISSQLQSLLKDEREKYEEFYNSFGRQLKYGVYSDFGANKEELQDLLMFYSSKEKKMVTLDEYVSRMADDQKFIYYASGESYDRIEKMPQTELVADKGYEILYFTDEVDEFAIRMLMAYKEKEFKSVSSGDLGIEDEGKESAEAEQSDNKELFDSLKEILSGKVTDVKVSKRLKNHPVCLSTVGEVSIEMEKILKAMPDNQNVQADKVLEINTSHEIFSSLKSAFESDKEKLNLYTNLLYNQALLIEGLPLEDPVEFTNNMCKVMK; the protein is encoded by the coding sequence ATGACAACGAAACAATTTAAAGCAGAATCAAAACGATTGTTAGAAATGATGATTAACTCTATCTATTCTCAGAAAGAAATATTTTTAAGAGAATTAATTTCTAACTCAAGTGATGCAATTGATAAAATGTATTATAAGGCATTGACAGACGATACTATAAGTTTTGACCAAGGGGATTATTACATAAAAGTAACAGCTGATAAAGAAAATAGGTTATTAGTGATTACAGATACTGGTATTGGTATGACTAAAGAGGAATTAGAAAATAATCTTGGAACTATCGCGAAAAGTGGTTCATTAGCTTTTAAAAATGAAAATGAAAGTAAAGATGGTCATGATATCATCGGACAATTTGGAGTAGGGTTCTACTCATCATTTATGGTTGCTGATGAGGTTACAGTTATCAGTAAAGCACGTGGTAGTGAAGAAGCATACAAATGGGAATCAAAGGGGACAGAAGGATATATAATTGTTCCAACTGAAAAAGAATCTGTCGGTACAGAAATTACTTTGAAAATCAAAGAAAACACGGAAGATGACCAATACGATGAGTATTTAGAAGAATACCGTCTTAAATCTATTATAAAGAAATACTCAGACTTTATTCGTTACCCTATTAAAATGGACGTAACTGTGTCCAAGCCTAAAGAAGATAACGAAGAGGAATTTGTTGAATATCAAGAAGAAGAAACGATTAACAGCATGGTTCCTATTTGGAGAAAGAATAAGAATGAGTTGACTACAGAAGATTACGAAAACTTCTATTCTGAGAAGCATTATGGATTTGACAAGCCACTGAAGCATATCCATATTAGTGTAGACGGAGCTGTTAGATACAATTCGATTTTATTTATTCCAGAAAAAATGCCTTATGATTACTACACAAAGGAATTTGAAAAAGGCTTAGAGCTATATTCTAGCGGTGTGTTAATCATGGAGAAATGTTCTGATTTACTTCCTGATTACTTTAGCTTTGTTAAAGGGATGGTTGATTCAGAGGATTTATCATTAAACATTTCACGTGAAATTCTTCAACATGACCGCCAATTAAAGCTAATTGCAAAAAACATCAGAAAGAAAATCAGCAGTCAGCTTCAAAGCTTATTAAAGGATGAAAGAGAAAAGTACGAAGAATTCTATAATTCATTTGGTCGCCAGTTAAAGTATGGCGTATACAGTGACTTTGGAGCAAATAAAGAGGAATTACAAGACCTACTAATGTTCTATTCTTCAAAAGAGAAGAAGATGGTGACTCTAGATGAATACGTATCTAGAATGGCAGACGACCAGAAATTCATCTATTATGCTTCTGGTGAATCATATGACAGAATCGAAAAAATGCCACAAACTGAGCTAGTTGCAGATAAAGGCTATGAGATTCTTTACTTTACAGATGAAGTGGATGAGTTCGCAATTCGCATGCTTATGGCATATAAAGAAAAAGAATTCAAATCAGTATCAAGTGGAGATTTAGGGATTGAAGACGAAGGAAAAGAGTCAGCAGAGGCAGAGCAAAGTGACAACAAAGAGCTTTTTGATTCACTGAAGGAAATTCTTTCAGGAAAAGTAACAGATGTAAAGGTATCAAAAAGATTAAAAAATCACCCGGTTTGCTTATCAACTGTTGGTGAAGTTAGTATTGAAATGGAGAAGATTCTTAAGGCGATGCCTGATAATCAAAATGTACAGGCTGATAAAGTATTAGAAATTAATACAAGTCATGAAATCTTCAGCTCTTTAAAGTCTGCTTTTGAAAGTGATAAAGAAAAATTAAACCTTTACACTAACCTACTATACAATCAAGCGCTTCTAATTGAAGGATTACCGCTTGAAGACCCAGTAGAATTTACTAATAATATGTGTAAAGTTATGAAATAG
- a CDS encoding metallophosphoesterase family protein has product MKLVVISDTHIPKRAKGLPSKLIADLKDAELIIHAGDWQTVDIYHELATYGELKGVIGNVDNEELQRILPESLVLEVNNFRIGVVHGHGKGLTTEKRALATFKEQNVDCIIFGHSHIPVNKMHEGILLFNPGSATDKRRQAQYSYGVLTLNEEISAQHVFYDEKH; this is encoded by the coding sequence ATGAAGCTTGTTGTCATTTCAGACACACATATTCCAAAACGAGCTAAGGGGCTACCTTCAAAATTGATAGCTGATTTAAAGGATGCAGAATTGATAATCCATGCTGGTGATTGGCAAACGGTAGATATTTATCATGAGTTAGCTACTTATGGGGAATTAAAAGGTGTTATCGGCAATGTCGATAATGAAGAATTACAAAGAATATTACCTGAGTCGTTAGTGCTAGAAGTTAACAACTTTAGAATTGGAGTCGTACACGGACATGGGAAAGGGCTAACAACTGAGAAACGTGCGCTAGCTACATTTAAAGAGCAGAACGTAGACTGTATTATATTTGGTCATTCGCACATACCCGTTAATAAAATGCATGAAGGAATCTTACTCTTTAATCCAGGAAGTGCGACAGATAAACGAAGACAAGCACAGTATTCCTATGGGGTATTAACATTAAATGAAGAAATTTCTGCACAGCATGTATTCTATGATGAGAAACATTGA
- the menC gene encoding o-succinylbenzoate synthase yields the protein MIINLESITLHRVQMELNSPFTTSFGTFHDKDFIVVEAKDADGTVGWGESAAFSSPWYSEETVETNQHVLEDFLIPALLEKTIHHPKEVAERFAPIRRNTMAKASIEGAIWDLYAKKCKLPLYQLIGGDRKVIDVGVSLGIQPSIDDLLTKVNRNVEDGYKRIKIKIKPGWDIDVIREVRQKFPDILLMADANSAYTLKDIDHLKKLDQFNLMMIEQPLAHDDIIDHATLQKEIKTPICLDESIHSLEDTRKAIELGSCKIINIKIGRVGGLTEAIKIHDYCAQHNIPVWCGGMLEAGIGRAHNIAITTLAQFVMPGDTAASSHYWRKDIIEPEVLVENGTIIVPESPGIGYEVDRAQLRDYTVSTKTYRSN from the coding sequence ATAATCATAAACTTAGAATCTATCACATTACATAGAGTTCAAATGGAGCTAAATTCCCCATTCACAACGAGCTTTGGCACATTTCATGACAAAGATTTTATTGTCGTTGAAGCAAAGGATGCGGATGGTACGGTAGGCTGGGGAGAATCTGCTGCTTTTTCTTCTCCTTGGTATAGTGAGGAAACAGTTGAAACGAATCAGCATGTTCTCGAAGATTTTCTTATTCCAGCCTTGCTCGAAAAAACAATACATCACCCAAAAGAGGTGGCAGAACGATTTGCTCCTATTCGAAGAAATACAATGGCAAAGGCAAGTATAGAGGGTGCCATCTGGGACTTATATGCAAAGAAATGCAAGTTGCCTTTATATCAACTTATTGGTGGGGATAGAAAGGTTATTGATGTTGGAGTTAGTTTAGGCATACAGCCTTCAATAGATGATTTACTTACGAAAGTAAACCGTAATGTAGAAGATGGTTATAAAAGAATAAAAATTAAAATTAAGCCAGGCTGGGATATTGATGTCATAAGAGAAGTACGCCAAAAGTTTCCTGATATATTACTAATGGCTGATGCGAACTCTGCCTATACTTTAAAAGATATTGATCACCTTAAAAAATTAGATCAATTTAATCTTATGATGATTGAGCAACCACTTGCACATGATGACATAATTGACCATGCAACACTACAAAAAGAAATAAAAACTCCGATTTGCTTGGATGAGAGCATACATTCACTTGAAGATACTAGAAAAGCAATTGAATTAGGAAGTTGCAAAATTATAAACATTAAAATTGGACGTGTAGGTGGCTTAACCGAGGCTATTAAAATTCACGATTATTGTGCACAGCATAATATTCCAGTTTGGTGTGGTGGGATGCTAGAGGCCGGGATTGGTCGAGCACATAATATTGCAATTACAACACTAGCTCAGTTTGTGATGCCTGGTGATACGGCGGCATCTTCTCACTACTGGAGAAAAGATATAATAGAACCTGAAGTACTTGTAGAAAATGGAACAATTATTGTACCGGAATCACCAGGAATCGGTTATGAAGTAGACCGTGCTCAACTTAGAGACTATACAGTTTCGACGAAAACATATCGCTCAAATTAA
- a CDS encoding GNAT family N-acetyltransferase, translating to MITFKNITTIPELEQVQRLEEEVWEMAPVPIHQTLTAIKNGGIMIGAYVNDYLIGFNYSFPGFENGKTYLCSHMMGIQPQYQGRGIGRQLKLKQRNIALKQGYSKITWTYDPLESVNGYLNLTKLRGIGAVYIENCYGELNDSLNKGLPTDRFKVEWFIGSGHVEMEQPWLDEFTYSNDHSLFDNEITSEGLPKLREKEVVQLEENDHWWVPLPEKFQHIKKADPSLALDWRLKTRKAFQALLRAGFVASKIVKQRNSDVHFYLFVRKEQLLLG from the coding sequence GTGATTACATTTAAAAATATCACGACGATTCCTGAATTAGAACAAGTCCAACGCTTAGAGGAAGAAGTGTGGGAAATGGCTCCAGTCCCTATTCACCAAACGCTAACAGCGATTAAAAATGGGGGAATTATGATAGGAGCTTATGTTAACGATTACTTAATTGGATTTAATTATTCGTTTCCTGGTTTTGAGAATGGAAAAACGTATCTCTGCTCACATATGATGGGAATTCAACCACAATACCAGGGGCGTGGCATTGGTCGACAATTGAAGCTGAAACAACGGAATATCGCATTGAAGCAAGGATATTCAAAAATTACTTGGACTTATGATCCATTAGAAAGTGTTAATGGCTACTTAAATCTTACGAAGCTTCGTGGAATAGGAGCTGTTTATATTGAGAATTGTTACGGAGAGTTAAATGACTCACTAAACAAAGGTCTACCAACAGATCGTTTTAAAGTAGAGTGGTTCATCGGTTCTGGACATGTTGAAATGGAACAGCCATGGTTAGATGAGTTTACTTACAGCAATGACCATTCATTATTCGATAATGAAATAACAAGCGAAGGACTACCTAAATTACGTGAAAAAGAAGTTGTCCAACTAGAAGAAAACGACCATTGGTGGGTTCCGTTACCAGAAAAATTTCAACATATAAAAAAAGCAGATCCATCATTGGCATTGGATTGGCGATTGAAAACGAGAAAGGCTTTTCAAGCATTATTAAGAGCTGGATTTGTAGCGTCAAAAATAGTCAAACAACGTAACTCTGATGTACATTTTTATTTATTTGTCCGTAAAGAACAATTACTTTTAGGATGA
- a CDS encoding M20 peptidase aminoacylase family protein, which produces MELMINEIKTKVTEIFSHLHQNPEISWKEFETTKYLETLLKEHGYKTTTFKDCTGVVGEIGSGKPVVAVRADMDALWQEVDGQFCGNHSCGHDAHMTMALGVLLTLEKMNFTPKKGTLKLLFQPAEEMGEGALKMIEKKVLDDVDYLYGVHLRPIQEVENGKASPAIIHGAALFMKLNIIGTDTHGARPHLGTNAIEVGMDILSQIKGIHLNPMVPYTIKPTQFTAGGENANTIPGSAQFSLDLRAQTNHTMNELVEKAERIVKSLAEFHDVDIQISYEGRVVAAEVSEEAQAIMAESIAQSIGEENLVSPVITSGGEDFHFYTIERPHLKATMLGLGCDLKPGLHHPHMSFDRDAMLKGIEILTRTVQLTFKKLEGEGNVD; this is translated from the coding sequence ATGGAATTAATGATAAACGAAATAAAAACGAAGGTTACAGAAATATTTAGCCATTTACATCAAAATCCAGAGATTAGCTGGAAGGAATTTGAAACGACAAAATACTTAGAAACTTTATTAAAAGAACACGGATATAAAACGACAACATTTAAAGATTGCACAGGGGTCGTCGGAGAAATTGGTAGTGGAAAGCCAGTTGTCGCAGTCCGTGCTGATATGGATGCATTATGGCAAGAGGTTGATGGACAATTTTGCGGTAACCACTCTTGCGGACATGACGCACATATGACAATGGCGTTGGGTGTACTTTTAACTTTAGAAAAAATGAATTTTACTCCTAAAAAAGGAACGTTAAAGTTACTTTTCCAACCAGCAGAAGAAATGGGGGAAGGCGCTTTAAAGATGATTGAAAAGAAGGTATTAGATGATGTGGATTACCTTTATGGTGTTCATCTAAGACCGATTCAAGAGGTTGAGAATGGAAAGGCAAGTCCAGCGATTATTCACGGAGCGGCTTTATTTATGAAGCTAAATATTATCGGTACTGACACACACGGAGCAAGACCTCACCTTGGTACGAATGCGATTGAAGTTGGTATGGATATTTTATCTCAAATTAAAGGAATTCATTTGAATCCAATGGTTCCATATACAATTAAACCTACACAATTTACCGCTGGAGGAGAAAATGCAAATACGATTCCTGGCTCAGCTCAATTCAGCTTAGATTTACGTGCGCAAACGAATCACACTATGAATGAGCTTGTTGAAAAAGCAGAGAGAATAGTAAAATCTTTAGCAGAATTTCATGATGTTGACATACAAATATCATATGAAGGTCGTGTAGTTGCTGCCGAGGTCTCAGAAGAAGCACAAGCTATTATGGCTGAATCAATTGCCCAATCAATAGGTGAAGAAAATCTTGTCTCTCCAGTTATTACATCGGGTGGAGAAGACTTCCACTTTTATACGATTGAACGTCCTCATCTCAAAGCAACGATGCTTGGGTTAGGGTGTGATTTAAAACCGGGCTTACATCATCCGCATATGTCATTTGATAGAGATGCGATGCTTAAAGGGATAGAAATATTAACAAGGACAGTCCAACTAACTTTTAAAAAGCTAGAAGGAGAGGGTAACGTTGACTAA
- a CDS encoding MurR/RpiR family transcriptional regulator: MNNYKHKIESEYITLSKGMKKVASYLLANPETFAMQSAAQVGKEVEVSETTVIRFCYALDYSGYSELQKEVRTHLLNTKSSLHSFQVDKEDIGDEPQFYLQAMKKDQGKIQRMIDQINDEDIHRVVKKIIESEQILVSGLRTSYALAQWFSFTLNVVRGNTKLFHPGTDDLIQLLSNMNEKSTFIAFSFHRYAKETIKLAEVVKRQGGSVIAITDSIVAPITEHADYHIPIQLQGQSTLDHGPAVFSLMNAIIAGVTVHDRERFEQRKQKYEALQLDDFFSS; encoded by the coding sequence ATGAATAATTACAAGCATAAAATAGAAAGTGAATATATAACCCTATCAAAAGGGATGAAGAAAGTAGCTTCCTATTTACTTGCAAATCCCGAAACATTTGCAATGCAATCTGCAGCTCAAGTTGGAAAAGAAGTAGAGGTTAGTGAAACGACAGTCATCCGTTTTTGTTATGCATTAGATTATAGTGGTTACAGTGAGCTTCAGAAGGAAGTGAGAACACACCTTCTGAACACAAAAAGTAGCCTACATAGTTTTCAAGTAGATAAAGAAGATATTGGAGATGAGCCTCAATTTTATTTACAAGCAATGAAGAAAGACCAAGGAAAGATCCAACGAATGATTGACCAAATAAATGACGAGGATATTCATCGTGTTGTAAAGAAGATTATCGAATCAGAGCAAATCCTAGTTTCAGGACTTAGGACATCATATGCGCTGGCACAGTGGTTTTCATTTACATTAAATGTGGTACGTGGAAACACCAAGTTATTTCACCCTGGAACTGATGACCTGATTCAACTTTTATCAAATATGAATGAAAAGAGTACATTCATAGCATTTTCCTTCCATCGCTATGCAAAGGAGACAATTAAGCTTGCTGAAGTTGTGAAGCGACAAGGGGGAAGTGTAATAGCGATTACAGACTCTATTGTTGCACCAATTACAGAGCATGCAGATTACCATATTCCGATACAACTTCAAGGACAATCAACACTTGACCATGGACCGGCAGTCTTTTCATTAATGAATGCAATTATAGCCGGTGTTACTGTACATGATAGAGAACGATTTGAACAGCGTAAGCAAAAGTATGAAGCATTGCAACTAGATGATTTTTTCTCTAGTTAG
- a CDS encoding H-type small acid-soluble spore protein has product MDAQRAQEISASTTMANVMFNGEPVYIEHVDQSNGKATIHALNNPNNKQSVLVTNLLEQ; this is encoded by the coding sequence ATGGACGCACAACGAGCGCAAGAAATCTCTGCTTCTACAACGATGGCGAATGTGATGTTTAATGGTGAACCTGTTTACATAGAACATGTGGACCAAAGTAATGGAAAAGCAACAATTCATGCCCTTAACAATCCAAATAATAAACAAAGTGTTTTAGTTACGAATCTACTTGAGCAATAA
- a CDS encoding HAD family hydrolase has protein sequence MIKAILFDLDGTLLPMDTNAFVKHYIKELAPRVAHIMDPEEFVKALLAGTDAMMKNMEGSLTNEKVFEQKFLSLANVKKEEIWPTLDHFYDNVFPTFSTLCQPTPIARKVVEEAVKQGYRVAIATNPVFPKSAITHRLKWAGIDDLPFEVVTVYEESSYTKPHVEYYQEICERLGVQPNECMMVGNHIQEDMIASSIGMKTYLVEGYVIDKGEPSYAIDDRGTLEDLYGILTKQEGLFEMK, from the coding sequence ATGATTAAAGCGATTTTATTTGATTTAGATGGGACATTGCTCCCTATGGATACGAATGCATTCGTCAAACATTACATAAAAGAACTAGCACCAAGAGTTGCACATATCATGGATCCAGAAGAGTTTGTGAAAGCTTTATTGGCAGGGACTGATGCCATGATGAAGAACATGGAAGGGTCTTTAACGAATGAAAAGGTATTCGAACAAAAATTCTTATCTCTTGCAAACGTTAAAAAAGAAGAGATTTGGCCAACATTGGACCACTTTTATGACAATGTTTTCCCGACGTTTTCTACGTTATGTCAGCCAACACCGATTGCAAGAAAAGTAGTGGAGGAAGCCGTGAAGCAAGGTTACCGTGTCGCTATCGCAACGAATCCAGTGTTTCCAAAGTCAGCAATTACACACAGATTAAAATGGGCTGGAATTGATGATTTACCATTTGAAGTAGTAACGGTATATGAGGAGAGCTCCTATACTAAACCTCATGTAGAGTATTATCAAGAGATTTGTGAACGTCTCGGCGTACAACCTAACGAGTGTATGATGGTCGGTAATCATATTCAAGAAGACATGATTGCTTCTAGTATTGGGATGAAAACCTACTTAGTTGAAGGATATGTGATTGACAAGGGCGAGCCTAGCTATGCAATTGATGATAGGGGAACACTTGAAGACCTCTATGGAATATTAACAAAACAAGAAGGTTTGTTTGAAATGAAATAG
- a CDS encoding alkaline phosphatase, with protein MLRRIVLITCVLFLIGFTDHSLLRVAKATEEQPKNVILMIGDGMGFGQIEIARLLEHGKEGTLFMETLPYSALSKTHSNDNMVTDSAAAGTAIATGQKTNNGMVGINPNGNKLTSILAEFKKQGKTVGIVSTNSVTDATPAAFVANTTHRSHDAKIARQIFDSRIDIILGGGAKFFEPNAQNGTDLLKEFAQDGYEVVRTKDELNHYSPNHLSKLIGLFTSSHMNFIADKKIKNSIEPTLLEMSKAAIETGAQDKDGFFLMIEGARIDHAAHSADFTSIWKETIEFDKTVEFAVNWAKEDGDTLVVVLADHETMGTSATEMMDLEGLRNIAVSTDYMANQFEVDKQTNTYTKESIRDVFLEYANIEITDAQMNELKRAIAQLRSLKGEIVPERLVAWELGSIIANHYRGGVLDSQYRKESATNGHSANMVPIFSYGIGAERFQGVLDNTDIPKLVRELAILE; from the coding sequence TTGTTACGAAGAATAGTATTGATAACTTGTGTACTGTTTCTAATTGGATTTACAGATCATTCTCTCTTACGTGTTGCAAAAGCTACTGAAGAACAACCGAAAAATGTTATTCTCATGATCGGTGATGGTATGGGGTTTGGACAGATTGAAATCGCAAGACTACTTGAGCATGGAAAAGAAGGTACGTTATTTATGGAGACCCTCCCCTACTCTGCTTTAAGTAAAACTCATTCAAACGACAATATGGTTACTGATTCAGCTGCAGCAGGTACTGCAATTGCAACTGGTCAGAAAACGAATAATGGAATGGTTGGTATAAATCCAAATGGAAATAAGCTAACAAGTATATTAGCTGAGTTTAAGAAACAAGGCAAAACTGTTGGTATAGTTAGTACTAATTCAGTGACTGACGCTACACCAGCTGCTTTTGTCGCAAATACAACTCACCGATCACATGATGCTAAAATTGCTCGTCAGATTTTTGATAGTCGTATAGATATTATCCTCGGTGGCGGGGCAAAGTTTTTTGAACCAAATGCTCAAAACGGAACTGACTTATTAAAAGAATTTGCTCAAGATGGCTATGAAGTAGTACGTACTAAGGATGAATTGAATCATTATTCACCGAATCATCTTTCAAAATTAATCGGTTTATTTACTTCGAGTCATATGAACTTTATCGCTGATAAAAAGATAAAAAATAGTATTGAACCCACTCTCTTAGAGATGAGCAAAGCAGCGATTGAAACAGGAGCTCAAGACAAAGATGGCTTCTTTTTAATGATTGAAGGAGCAAGAATTGACCATGCCGCTCACTCCGCTGATTTTACAAGTATTTGGAAAGAAACTATCGAATTCGACAAGACAGTCGAATTTGCTGTTAATTGGGCAAAGGAAGATGGCGATACATTGGTTGTTGTTTTAGCTGACCATGAAACGATGGGTACTTCAGCTACAGAAATGATGGATCTTGAGGGATTAAGAAATATTGCTGTTTCAACAGACTACATGGCTAATCAATTCGAAGTTGATAAACAAACAAATACGTATACGAAAGAAAGTATCCGAGATGTATTTCTTGAATACGCAAATATAGAAATAACAGATGCACAAATGAATGAGCTAAAAAGAGCAATTGCTCAACTAAGGAGTTTAAAAGGTGAAATCGTTCCCGAACGATTAGTCGCCTGGGAGCTAGGTAGTATTATTGCCAATCACTACCGAGGAGGAGTGCTTGATAGTCAATATCGAAAAGAAAGCGCTACTAATGGACATTCAGCTAATATGGTCCCTATTTTCAGTTATGGGATAGGTGCTGAACGCTTTCAAGGAGTACTAGATAATACAGATATACCAAAGTTGGTAAGGGAGCTAGCAATTTTAGAATAG
- a CDS encoding DsbA family oxidoreductase has translation MGKRRLEDALKKIEHPVKVEYRCFELDPAAERDVSYNMYEKLNQKYGMSIEQAKTNCNSMAQSAKEVGLDFQFDTLKLTNTFDAHRLVMFATAKGYMHEMTDRILRAYYTESKHIGDHATLIDLAVEVGLERDEVTAMLASDDMSEVVRSDEQQAEQYGIRSIPFFIVNKKYSISGAQPSEVFHQSLQQIFDEDGPYTVE, from the coding sequence ATTGGCAAAAGGCGTCTGGAGGATGCCCTAAAAAAAATAGAACACCCTGTAAAAGTCGAATACCGTTGCTTTGAGTTAGATCCAGCAGCGGAACGAGATGTGTCATACAATATGTACGAAAAGTTAAACCAGAAATATGGTATGAGTATTGAGCAAGCGAAGACAAACTGTAATAGCATGGCACAATCGGCGAAAGAAGTTGGCTTAGATTTTCAGTTTGACACGCTGAAGCTAACGAATACATTTGATGCTCATCGCTTAGTTATGTTTGCAACCGCAAAAGGATATATGCATGAAATGACAGATAGAATTCTAAGAGCGTACTATACAGAGTCTAAACATATAGGTGATCATGCTACTTTAATTGACTTGGCTGTCGAAGTTGGATTAGAGCGTGATGAGGTTACAGCAATGTTAGCGAGCGATGACATGAGTGAAGTCGTTCGTAGTGATGAACAACAAGCAGAACAATACGGGATTAGAAGTATCCCCTTCTTTATCGTGAATAAAAAATATTCGATTTCAGGTGCACAACCATCAGAAGTGTTCCACCAATCTTTACAACAAATCTTCGACGAAGACGGTCCTTATACTGTAGAGTAG
- a CDS encoding nitroreductase family protein: MKQTLTVQEAIESRHSIRTFVQEPIPKEDITQIFELVRLSPSAWNLQPWRFHVITDNELKEKLEAVAYGQKQVTSAPAVIIVESNMEDTLENLPETVHPGLSPEQKEDSVTNLTGIFEGMSVEERAQWALAQTNIALGFLLISIQGLGYSSVPMLGFEADKVKELLNIPAHSKLAAMVPFGRPAGEGHPHHRFALDKIVNYK; this comes from the coding sequence TTGAAACAAACACTCACAGTTCAAGAAGCAATTGAATCTCGTCACAGTATTCGAACATTCGTTCAGGAACCAATACCAAAGGAAGACATTACGCAAATTTTTGAACTTGTACGTTTATCTCCTAGTGCATGGAATCTTCAACCTTGGCGTTTTCATGTAATTACAGATAATGAACTGAAGGAAAAATTAGAGGCAGTAGCGTACGGACAAAAACAAGTCACTTCTGCCCCTGCAGTTATCATTGTAGAAAGTAATATGGAAGATACACTTGAAAACTTGCCAGAAACTGTTCACCCTGGTCTATCACCTGAACAAAAGGAAGATTCAGTTACTAATTTAACTGGAATCTTTGAAGGAATGAGTGTTGAAGAAAGAGCTCAATGGGCACTTGCTCAAACAAATATTGCGCTTGGCTTTCTGTTAATTAGCATTCAAGGACTCGGATATTCTAGTGTACCAATGCTAGGGTTTGAAGCAGACAAAGTGAAGGAACTGCTAAACATTCCTGCCCACTCAAAACTTGCTGCCATGGTCCCATTTGGTCGTCCAGCTGGCGAGGGACATCCGCATCACCGTTTTGCGCTAGATAAAATTGTAAATTATAAATAA